The DNA segment GTTTGGGGAATAGCTAGAATAGGCATTAATTGGTTGATAACAATTGAAGGGGAGCCGGAGTTTGCGCTTGCATTTGGAGTGGATCCTTTAGACTTGAAAATGCATGGTTGCTCTTCAAGCGATGTTTTAGCGGAATGGTGCAGCTAGGCATATAACAAGCTGTTGAATAGTGGGCAAAATTCAGTTGGCTGATTTCGCTCCGCTCAAGATTATAGCCAACTAAATTTTGCCAATTAACAGGGCGTTATGTTTCAGGACAGTCATGAGTGAACATTTGGAATTTGAGCAATTATCCGAAATAGATGATTTGCTGAAACTAAAAGTTAAGGGCGAAAGTTGCGGCTTTGCCGGTACTGCCGATTGCTACGTTAACGAAGCCCAGTTTCAAGCGTTTTGCGCACAACTGATTGGCTTTCCCAAGAAACGAGAGGATCGCGTTCAGTTTTGCTCTGGTGAGAGTGATCAGTTGTCTTACTTCGATATTAAGTTCTCTTGCATTGATAGTTCTGGGCGCATACTTGCAGCTATACAAATCGTATCTAGAGGTACGCGTTATCCTCGAGAGAAGGTATGTTTTGCCGCTTCGTTCTCATTTAAGGTAGAACCTGCCGCATTCGATCGTTTTGTAAAAGGCTTATCTCGGGTTGCGGTTATTAATAATGTGGGTTTAAAAGCGGCCCTAGTAAATGAAACATAAGAATACGCATCACGCGCAGCCTGCCGGCCGCTGGGATGTCAACCCGCTGCGCGGCTCGTCGCCGTTGTGCTTTGCGTTATATGGCGGAAAAGTTATGAACCTGCTCTTCGTATGCAGTGAGAATAGATTGCGGAGCCCGACTGGAGAAGAAGTCTTTTCTCAGTACGAAGGGGTCAATGCAATAGGAGCAGGAACGAATGCTGACGCCGAGACGGTCGTAAGCGGAGATTTGGTTGAGTGGGCAGACGTTATAATCGTCATGGAAAAGACCCACAGGAATAAGGTCTCAAAGAAATTCAAAGACTTGCTTCATGGAAAAAAGCTTGTGTGCCTAGATATACCAGATAACTATGACCGAATGGACCCTGAGCTTGTCCGGTTACTACAAAACAGAGTGGCCAAACATGTTCGCTTGCGATAGGCCATATAACAAGAAACTGCAGCCGACCGCTACGCGTCGGCTGAGTTAAGTTCAGTATCGAGGTTAAATTTTGAGTCAAAAGGAATTGGATGATTCATTAATTCAGGCGGCAGACTGTGACGTCAAATCAGCTCGAGAGTTGCTTGCTGCTGGGGCGAATCCAAATGGCATGCCGTTGATTATGGCAATTCAGTGTGGTGCTGAGGATATAGTCTCTCTTTTCATAAAAGCCGGTGCTGACTTAAATTCTAGTTATTCTGATACAACACCTCTAATCAGAGCAGTCACTGCAGGCTTCCCTAATATCGTGAAGTTGCTTATTGTTAACGGAGCTAAACATGACTTAACAGATACCTCGGGTAAAACAGCGGAACAAAGGTTATCTGAATGCTCTATGCCTCGTTTAAATGAACACAATAGAAAGTTAATTACTGGGTACCTAAGTGGCGCAAAGCAAATATAACAATCGCCATCAAAAGCGCGCCCTTTGGGCGCTCGACTCGCAACAAGTTGCTCGCGTTTGTGGCGGGCGTTATAAATCAGGAGAGATGTGTGCACGTTGAACCATGGAAAGGACTCAAAGAACATCTAGGTCAGAACAGATTTTTAGCCAATCTTTCATACTCTTATGGTTTACTAACAATCCAAATTGAATACAGAAAACTGGATAGTTCTTATGTCGTTATGTTTAGATCACCTACTTTATTCAGGGTAATGGATGAAGGCGATCTTTTGAGATTCCAGAGTCAGTTTGAAGGGCCTGTATTTGCTAGCAGTTTCATATTCGAGTTGTTTGACACGGAGTTAATCAATTTTTGTTATGAAGAAAGAGATCGCTCTATGGACAAAGAGAAATATTGTCATTTTGCGGTTGTATCAGACGACGATTTTGTTGAAATAGTTACATACGATGATGAACCAACAATCACGGCGATTGATTTATAACAAGCCGCGTCATTTGCAACCTGCGGCTGCAGCGACGCTCACAAGTTCGCGCGCATGCACGGGTCGTTAAGCGTAAAAGAGAAACAGAATGTCATTGCAAGCTAAAGTCAGTAGAGGAGAATACGAAGGCACTCCTTTGTTTCCTCATCTACACGAGGATGGAATGTATGTCGCAACCCGTACCAGGTACAAGGCAGATTATGTGCGGGTAAAGAACCTTGAACAATTAGAAGCTCTCGTTCAACAAGGTTATGGTGCAAGAATGTCAAATCCTGATATTCCAAATGCGCCTTCGTTCATAGTTAACAAAAATATTGAAGTCAGTGATCAGGCAAATAACTTATCTAAAGCTTTGC comes from the Shewanella mangrovisoli genome and includes:
- a CDS encoding ankyrin repeat domain-containing protein, producing MSQKELDDSLIQAADCDVKSARELLAAGANPNGMPLIMAIQCGAEDIVSLFIKAGADLNSSYSDTTPLIRAVTAGFPNIVKLLIVNGAKHDLTDTSGKTAEQRLSECSMPRLNEHNRKLITGYLSGAKQI